From the Thermodesulfobacteriota bacterium genome, one window contains:
- a CDS encoding SOS response-associated peptidase: MCGRFVKTSTKEQLKKRFGFDDNTDGVLFETRYNIAPSQYHPVVTVSQDRRVVSMMKWGLVPFWSKDPKIGYKMINARSEGIENKPSFKNPLKKMRCLVPADGFYEWSKPDKVPHYFKLKSGEPFAFAGLWDLWEKGDEPLKTFTIITTSPNELMAPIHNRMPVILKQKDEAKWLDPEIITVDKLLELLKPYPSNEMDFYRVSTIVNSPKNDVPECIVSAN; this comes from the coding sequence ATGTGCGGACGGTTTGTAAAAACTAGTACAAAAGAACAGCTAAAAAAGCGATTTGGTTTTGATGACAATACAGATGGCGTGCTTTTTGAAACCAGATACAATATTGCCCCCTCACAATATCACCCAGTAGTAACTGTATCTCAAGATAGACGTGTTGTTTCGATGATGAAATGGGGCCTTGTACCATTTTGGTCTAAAGATCCGAAGATTGGATACAAGATGATTAATGCACGCTCAGAAGGTATTGAGAATAAGCCTAGTTTTAAAAATCCACTTAAAAAAATGCGCTGTTTAGTTCCGGCAGACGGATTTTATGAATGGAGTAAGCCCGATAAAGTGCCCCATTACTTTAAACTCAAATCAGGTGAGCCATTTGCTTTTGCAGGCCTTTGGGATCTTTGGGAGAAGGGAGATGAGCCGCTTAAAACCTTCACTATAATAACAACTTCGCCAAATGAGCTTATGGCTCCTATTCACAATAGGATGCCGGTTATTTTGAAGCAAAAAGACGAGGCAAAATGGCTAGACCCCGAGATTATCACCGTGGATAAGTTGCTAGAACTGCTAAAACCATATCCTTCAAATGAAATGGATTTCTACAGAGTATCAACCATAGTCAATTCGCCAAAAAATGATGTACCTGAGTGTATTGTCTCAGCAAATTAA